A genomic window from Streptomyces mirabilis includes:
- a CDS encoding SDR family oxidoreductase, whose product MRIHDKTALVTGANRGIGRAFARELAEHGATVYAAARRPELITDPGVVPIQMDVTDPASITKAAEAVGDLSLLVNNAGTAFAAPVLTASLDDARREMEVNYFGTWAVTQAFAPALARNDGGAVINMLSAASWLALEQAPGYAASKAAQWSLSNAMRLALRSQGTRVLGVHVGYVDTDLSARVDQPKISTEEVARAAIKALLSGEEEVLVDEFSRQIKAALPNDIATLYPAR is encoded by the coding sequence ATGCGGATTCACGACAAGACCGCCTTGGTTACGGGCGCCAACCGGGGGATCGGCAGGGCGTTCGCCCGTGAGCTTGCCGAGCACGGCGCCACGGTCTATGCCGCGGCCCGCCGCCCCGAACTGATCACAGACCCGGGAGTGGTGCCGATCCAGATGGACGTCACCGACCCGGCCTCCATCACCAAGGCGGCCGAGGCCGTCGGCGACCTCTCGCTCCTGGTCAACAACGCCGGAACCGCTTTCGCTGCACCGGTGCTCACCGCGTCACTCGACGACGCCAGGCGCGAGATGGAGGTCAATTACTTCGGCACATGGGCTGTGACCCAGGCGTTCGCGCCGGCGCTGGCCCGCAACGACGGCGGTGCCGTCATCAACATGCTGTCCGCTGCCTCCTGGCTGGCTTTGGAGCAGGCACCCGGTTATGCGGCGAGCAAGGCAGCGCAGTGGTCGCTGTCCAACGCGATGCGGCTCGCCCTGCGCTCACAGGGAACCCGCGTGCTTGGTGTGCACGTCGGCTATGTCGACACCGACCTGTCTGCCCGTGTCGACCAGCCCAAGATCAGCACAGAGGAGGTCGCACGAGCCGCGATCAAAGCACTCCTCTCCGGCGAAGAAGAAGTGCTCGTTGACGAGTTCAGTCGTCAGATCAAGGCCGCACTGCCGAACGACATCGCCACGCTCTACCCGGCCCGGTGA